A single region of the Brachypodium distachyon strain Bd21 chromosome 3, Brachypodium_distachyon_v3.0, whole genome shotgun sequence genome encodes:
- the LOC112271651 gene encoding uncharacterized protein LOC112271651 — MTKLSGALAPGATGLLMVLAAPPTPTIAIVAAPPVPTWGLPPLVMVAVRGFLLKVVGAAGEPEVAPAPSLAAPATTVAVTTAAPGTAPGDAPAAADAAGADSSAV; from the coding sequence ATGACAAAGTTGTCGGGCGCACTTGCTCCCGGGGCCACTGGCTTGCTTATGGTgttggcggcgccgcccacaCCCACTAttgccatcgtcgccgcgcccCCCGTCCCGACTTGGGGGCTTCCCCCGCTTGTGATGGTGGCTGTGCGTGGCTTCTTGCTCAAGGTCGTaggggcggcgggggagccGGAAGTGGCCCCCGCACCAAGCCTTGCCGCGCCGGCCACGACGGTCGCGGtgaccaccgccgcccccgggacggcgcccggcgacgcgccagcAGCCGCGGACGCTGCTGGCGCGGATTCTTCTGCCGTCTAG